CAGctcctgctgcagctgctgcaCCTTGGCCTGCTGCTGCTCCATTTGCAGGTTCAGCTGCTCTTTCTGGCTCCTGGGTCCAGGATGGGACAGTCAGCAGCCCTCCTGCCTCCTTGGGCCCTGCCATCTCTCTGGCCCCAGAGGAGCCAGCATCCAGCCCCAGGCCTCATCCTGTCTGACAGATGAGGCCTCTCTTAAGAGGATGTCACTGACCCATATCATGTGACAAACAAGGGACTGAGCTCAGtcctgccccccccgccccccgccatgGGCCCCACCTCAGTGCCTGGTTGTCCTTCTGCAGTTGCTGGACCTTCTGCTCCAGGTGACCCAGCAGTCGGTGCAGCTTTCTCACCTCTGCTGTGCCCTGTTGCTGCTGGCGACACTTCTCAGTCAGCATGAAGATGATCTGCAGGGGCGACAGGGGCCTTTAGCCAGCCTTGCCTCCCCAGCTTCACACCATCAGAGTTCCTTGACCGTTTGGACAGAGGCCAGCCAATGCCCCAGGAGAGGGAATAACCAGCTGGGGGGCCCAGCACCACTGCTGGGCAGAGCCCCAAACTTCCCAGGGATAGGCTTCACTCTAACAAGTTGTGGGGGCTCTAAAACAAGTGAAGAAAAACCGGAGCTGGGCCCAGCATCCTGCAGCCCCCATGGGGGGACCCTCCCCTCACTGCTGCATCTCCCCATTATTTTTCCAGCCCGGGGTCTACCCTGCCAGGCTGTTCCCTTCCCCCAGTAGAGCAGGGCCCCTAGGGTTCCCTCCTCTGTGTGCCATACGCCCTGTGACAAGGGCTGGGTGGGCGCACCTTCTGGTGACCTCTGCTTTGCCTGGCCATGACCTTCTGGGTGTCTTCCAGCAGCTCCACCTGTTTGTACAGGGTGCCTTGGATGCCCTGGAGCTGTTCGTTCTCTTGCAGCAGCTGCATGCCGTGCCGGGACAGCTTGGACAGCTGTATGGAAATGGTGCTGTTCTCCTGGATGGCCCGCTTTGTGGTCTCCCACATCTGACTGCTGGCTACCTTGCGGAACTCATTGGCCACCACGTTCACGCGCTGGATGATCTCCTTCTTTAGTCTGGTCAGGAAGGGCAGGAGTGAGTGGGAACCAGGCAGGGTGGGCGCAGGCCCCGGCACCCCTCATGTCCTGTGAGGGCAGGACCACAGGAGGGGGCGGGGCCACGGGCAGGAATTGTTTCACTGTAGACCCTTTTGTACCTTTTGAATTTTAAACCGTATCAATGTATAATTACCTATTAAATATAATCTAAATCACTAAGTGGCAAGACAAAGTCCAGAGGCTCTCCAGTGCCAGTGTGAGGCTGGGGAGCTtattcatttttctcccattcctcCAAAAATTACCAGTCAGGATTCTGGGGAGTAGTCAGCTAGGTTGGGGAGCTAGTGACCTAGTccaatcccccacccccaccccccagttaGAATCTGAGGCCTGAGGTCTGGGATGTGCTTGGCTGCAGTGATAAAGGCCCTACAGGGTGCTGGCCCAGCACCTGGCCTGCCCACCTGTCCTTGTCCAGCACGGACTTCTTCTCCAAGTTGTATACATAGTCCTTGTAGTTGTTTTCCTGCTTCTGCAGCTGGTCCTCCAGGGTCGTGAACTTGTCCGTGAGCTCCTCTTTCTGCAGCCGGAACTCCTCCAAGGCTGCCAGCTTTCCCCCTGGCACCACAGGGTACAAGGCCTAGTGATCCCCCCCCCCACTTCCTGCAAGTCCTCCTGTCCTTATGTTTCCTGATCCAGGGGACTGGAACCCTGTCCTGCCCCCATGCTTTTGCCCACTGTTATCTGGAACACCCCCCTCCACTAATCTTAGGAAGCCTCATTCAGGTTCTACCCCTCCAAGAAGTCTCCCTCCACACTCTGCCCCCTCTCACAAAAAACATTTGAACACCTCTGGGCCAGGAACGCATGACGTCATGAGAGCCTCACGACAGCCTTtgcagctgggtgaccttgggcaagacccACTTCACCTTTTTGAGGTGTTTCCTCATCTGCATACGGGGTGACAGTATTTCTTGCCTCGCAGGATTGCCGGGACAATTCAGGAAGAGAATGTGTGCGAAGTAGCACAAGCTGTCGTTACTCAAAATTGAGGGTCAGAGAGGAGAAgtacttgcccaaagtcacaaagatAGTGGTAAGGCTGGGATTTGAGCCCAAAGAGCCAGAGCCCCGATTTCCTGCATTGTGGTGTGCGCCCACCCACAGGCTGGCCCACCAGAGCCCCCTCACCAAGGATGATGTTCTCCGTGGTGAGCTGGTCCTTGGTCTCCTGGAACTCGTGGCGCACCTGGGCTAGCTGGGCCTCGAAGGCATCCTTCTCCATCTCCTTGGCCAGCTGCAGGCTTTGGAGCTGCTCATTGAGGTCGGTGATCTCATCCACCCGCTGGTTGAGCGTACGCTTGAGGAAGGCCACGATCTCCTTCTTGTTGTTGGCCAGCTGTTCGAACTCCTGGCGGAACAGCTTCTCCTGCACAGACAGCTCATCCCACTTCCGCTGGTACCTGGGGTGGGCGGTGCATGGGTCCTGGGGTCTGCGATACGGGGGTGATCCCCAGGGTGGGGCCAGGCAAGCCAGGCGTCCAGTATAGCTGGGCCCACTCTCCCGGACTTTCCTCACCCACACACGTCCCCTCTCTCCTTAGTAAAGGAGCTTTGAGGCTCCTCCCCATCTGAACCCAGCCTCTTCTACAACCATGCCCCCTGAAAGAGTCAACACTTTATGAAGTCCTCAccgtgtgccaggtgctgtgctaagAACTTTACGTTCATTACATCACTAGAAAGCAAGCTCTCGAAGACAGAGCCCTTGTCTGTTATGTTCACAGCTGTGTCCCTAACACCTAGGATGGTACCTGGTACATGCTAAGTGCTCAGTATATTTgctgaatcctcacaacaactggTAAGGAAGTAGGTACTATGGTgcttatgcccattttacaaaaaaggaaaccgaggctcagagaggtgaagggaaCCCCTAGTTAGTAAGTAGCAGAATAAGGACTTGAACCCAAGTCAGTCTGACCCCAAAGCTgaggctcttaaccacagtgccagcTGCCATAGTGGGCTGGCCCTGCACCAGTCCCTAACACTTCAGCATTTCCCATTTCCAAGCCTTTGCAACCGCGGTCCCATCTGCTGTGACATTTCCTTACCCTTTTCCATTGAATGAACCCTGGTGTTGCcacattttggccctttcttggaCGCACTCCTCTAGACTGGCCCTATGCCACTGGGATCTGATGTGTGTGTTTTCTCCACTTGGCAGACACGGTATCTCCTCTACCTCTGTATTCTTGGAGCAGAGGGCTTGGCAGATAGTATGCACCCAGTAACTGTCTGCCGATTCTTCAAATACATTCCATCTGGTCTCTCAACTCGAGGGAAGCTTGAGAATTTTTAAGAGCATCATGTAATCGATGTACTGGTTTTCAGTGGAATCACTGATAGAAGTTATTTGCAAGATGTTTTATAATTCATGCATGGCTACTGCACACAGACCACTGGAGTAGGGAGATGAATGAGCTGCTTTGTGGAGTGCAGACATGGTCTGACGCTGTGTGATCAGCCTTAGCTCACTCAGGAAGCAGGCTACCTGGGGGAGTCACAGAGGCCAGTGTTCCTGTCCTGGAGCCTCCTCCTCCTGGGGGTGatttcccctctctgagcctcagtccccCTACCTGTGCAACGGGGATGACCTCAGGACCTCTTCTGGGATTGTTATGAGGACTCTGGGAGCAGAAATGGGATGAGGAATCCATTTTCCCTCAAAATCTCAAAGCCTCCCAATGCTAcctatggggaaactgaggctgggggtAGAGTGGGTCCTGGGCATCACATGGAAGGTCAGTGGCAGAGCCCAGGTCAGAACACAGGCCTAGGGACTCCTGGCTGAGGCTGCACAACGGCCACCTCTGAGGGGGCTCCTGACCCCCACCAGGGCTTAGCACTGCCAGAGCAGGACTAGCTTCCCTTccctgcccacccacccaccgGGCCAGCCTGTCTTCCAGGTCTCGGATCTGGATGTGGTAGAACTCCCGGGTCTCCGTGTCGAAAACCGGTTCCATGTTGGCTGTGTTGGGATCCTTCTTcccccctttcttcttcttgatCTCGAGCTCCTTGCCCcccttgcttgccttctttttgGGAGCCATGGCTGGTAGCAACCACTGCCTGTAGGGGCTCTTTAAGAGGCTAGGTGGTTGCTAAGGCACTTGACTCCATACATAGTAACAAGCTGAGGGAGTGAGACTGGGTTTAAAGGGACCCTGCCCTCTTCTTAGCTGAGCTGCGGACTGGTGACCAGCCTCTCCCTCCAAGGCAGGCAACTGACCATGTCTGAGACCAGGTTGCTAGACTCTTGGGGGCACTCTTTTGGGCTCTGAGATAACCCCTTCTTCCCCCAAGTGGAAATCAGAGATGTGGGGAATATCAATCACCCAAACCTActacccttgagttgattctgactcacagtgaccctgtaggacagagtagaactgtctcagagggtttccaaggctgtaaatctttgcggaggcagactgccatatctttctcccagggagtggctggttggttcaaactgctggctttttggttagcagtggaatgcttaaccagtgcactaccagggcttccttgtggaatatcaaaaaaaaaaaaaattttttttttaggccctAGAAATTACTATCCATTCCCTTTGGCAGATCAGaagatggaggctcagagagatgtGGGGACTTCCCCAAGCCACCCAGGACCAGAAGCCTGTCACCTGGCCCTGGGCCAAGGAGCGCCTCCCCTGAGGCCTCAGACCATGTGGCTCACAATTGGTGATGCAGCCCCATCATTCTGTCCACTTCGCCCAAAGCAGAGGGTAGGGAGAGCAGTACGGTAAGAAATAGACATTTAGTGTCAGGGGCTTCTGTGCTGTGGTCCCAGGACCTAGCACGTCCCTATTCAGTGGCTGGTTCAGGTTTTTTCACACAACTTGGTGCAGGTGGTGCATCTGCCCAGTGCTGACACTGGGCAAACCAAGGCCTGTACTGTGGCTTTGGGCTGGGTTGCAAcagcctggggctgggggaggtgAAGGTGGGAGATACCTGCTGGCCAGCTGCCCAGGTTGGCAGCTGTGTGCCCCAGCCAGGCTCTGCCCCTCCGTCTCTGTAAAAATGCCTGGAGGGCAGAGTCTGACCTCTTCTGTCTTCACAAGGGGGaggaagaatcaagatcaacagcccaaagctgattcctatgaggtggaggtcacacATGCCTTCTCCCTCCGTAGTCTTTACCAATTCCAGCACCAACCatctctcccacagcactctctacttttctgttgggtttgataattcattgcaatgaccacacagaactcatagacaatacttatgattatggggtttattggggaagttaacagttacaattcaggctcaggaacactcaggatacagttcttccatcaggacagcctcttcccagccatgcttgcaggcacgccttctccctggcccttggcctttGCCCAGAGGCActtggctttctctctccatgggctgggaagcccaccacactgttTCCTGCTGCTGGGTTTCTGCTGTCACTTCTtgctgccttcagtgttacagctctctctctgtctcctggttccaggagcttcttatCACAGGGATccccagtccaaaggacgcgctctccactcctggctgttgttccttggtggtggtagaatcctctctctctcactctcaccTTTGGGGTGGCTAATTTCaagcctagcgggatggcaaaactgaccagtccttttggtgggccacaattaccctatctgcacagtcccacccaagtgattgggttagaagaccatggccagaaaggccacacaaaagggATCAATTGCACTGCTCTTTCTCTTAGCCCTCATCTCACTGCCAGCTGCCTGTTTGCATGCTTGTCCACCACCAGTCCAGGTGCTCACTGGGACAGCGGCCAGGTCCTCATCAAACATATTGTCCTAGTGCTTGGCTATAGCTCTGTCCTGAAAGTCTGGTGAATAGAGAAAGGGAAGCTCATCACTACCTCAGCAAATGTAGCTTGTTTTAGGGGCTAGATCTTGTGAATGGTAGGATCCTTGGGTGGCAGCAGAGGGATGAGAGCCTTTGGGAGTTGGTGAGGGTAGGTGTTTACTATTGGCCAATGAGGCTGATTGGAGCAGTGGTTGGTTACAGGGGGCCCAAGTTAGGGTACTGTCTCTTATAGCCAGTGTGACCTTGCGCCAGTGGCCTAACCTCTTAGCTGGTTAAAGTGGGGAGAGTAACAGTACCTACCGCTCAAAGACTGTTCTAGGGACTGAGTGAGACCTTGTCTGTAAAGTTCATAGCATGGCCCAGTAGGCGCTCAATAAGTGGTGGCCAATGTTGTCATTAGCAGAGCAAGTAAGTGAAGCTCCAGCCTGCTTTGTGGGTTGGGCAGCCTTTAGAATTTCCAATACCTCTGTACCCCCCACCTATAGAGATCTCTTTGTTTCCCAGAGTGTCTGTTCTCTGCAGACTAGAGCAGCCTGGGAAGGCAGAAACATGATTGGCAGAGGGGAACAAGCACCCACACTTGCGCACTGGCTTCGGCCTTTGCATGAACCTTTTTTTGGTGGAGCCCCATGGCAGTGCAGTGAGCTCTGCCTTACCAAGACTGCTGAGCGGTGACACTGAGGCCCTAGAGGAAAGAGGCCTGGCCCAGTGACCAAGACCCAGGGGCTGACAGTGGGGCTGCCCCTCCAGCCCAAAGAAATGTTACTCTTgaacccacccccccccccactcctctgccttctcaccacCCCTGTGGGCAGCTTCTCCAACAGGAGTCTTAGCAAGGGTTCCCCATGGTGTCCACCAGCTGCCCTTTCTTCCTCCCCATTCTTCCCCAACTTCTACTTTCTTTTACCCATCTCAGGGAGTAGCTCTGAGTTTCCAGCCCGATTGGGCAGTGTGGCCAGCAGCCCCCTAAGGCAGCCTGGAGCCTACAGGTGATGTCAGCTCTGAGACCTGTACTCTGCTCTTTCTGAGCACCAGGCTTGCTCCACAGGGCAGGGATAGACTTATTAGTGTGGCTGAGTCATATAGCACTAGTGACCAATGGGGCTACTAGACCAGTCTCCCTGTGATGAGGACAGGTTGGAGGGATATCCTTTTCTGGGATTTGCTTGGGGATTCTCACCAAAGCTCCCTATTTTGGGGCCTCAGGCCATCTTGAACTGCCTTCTGTGTCTTCCTTTTGGGACTGGTGATGGCGGGTCTGGAGTTAAGGGACCAGCTGCAGGACCACTAAGTGCAGAGGCCCCTCCAGCAGCTGGGTCTTTGGAGAGGAGCTGGCATAGCACCTGCAGCTCAGCAGAGTGCAGCATGAGCCTACGGTGGCCGGTGGGGCCGGGGCTCTTCTGCCTCTGTAACAGAGTATCAGGCCCTGGAGGGAAGGAAGCCTAGGCTCCATGGAGATAGGGAGGCCGGGCCTCTATAGAGCAcattacataaaccaaaaaccaaacttactgtcattgagtcgattccaactcatagtgaccctataggacagagtagaactgccccatagggtttctaaggctgtaaatgtttgtaggagcagactgccacatctttctcctgtggagtggctggtgggtttaaactgctgacctttcggttagcggccaagtgctttaaccagggctcctatagagcACGTGCCATGGCAGGGATTAACTcagagtatatgtgtgtgtgtgtctgtgagtgtgtgatACCTGTCCTCCACTGTTGTAAACTCATGAAGGCCCAATCTGTCTCGTTTGTCCATCCCCAAAGCCTAAAACGAAGGTTGgcgcatagtaagtgctcagtaagcaTCTGTTAACTGACTGAATAAGATAGCAAGGCGTGGGATTTCTGGAATGGCTAAATAAGGAGCTTCATGGACCCTCTCCCCAGCAAAACAACAATTTAACTGGTGAAGATTATAAAACAAATGATCATTTGGAGTCTCTGAAAATTGTCCTAAGGGTGTTCAGCAAAGGGAGAAACATTCCTTTAAGAAATCTACTAAATTTCCATAAGAACAGTGAGAGTCAGTAGCATTGGTGTTACGCCGAGCAACCTCACCCACCCCCGCTCCACCTCTGTGGTACAGAAGCTTTATCTGAGGTGTTCTACTCTAGGCAGGTGTGGCCAAGAAGACAGGGTTCCTTCTCCTCCCAGCCCCCAGTCTGGGGCTACAGTTTCACCCCGGGAGGGGCAGGTGCTGGCatttctccctctccccaccctccaaGCCCTATGTTGCAGAAGCTCTATTCCCAGCAGGTGCAGCAGAGATGACCCGTCTCCCTTGCCCCACCCAGCCCCCCACTCTTAGGGCAGAAACTAGGGAGGTGCCACACTGGGAGGGGCAAGCCAAGAAGACCAGGGGCTGCCACCCACCAGTGCCCACTGGTAGAGTGGGTGTCAGTCGAGGAAGAGTAAGTCCTGCCCCAGCTCTGGTGCAGTGGCACAGGGATTCTGCCCCGGGGATGGGCAGGCCATGAGGACAAAGAGCTCCACAGCTCCATCTGCGGGGACTGACTTTATTTGGATCCAAGTTTGGAAAACTCCATGCCTAAGGGCATGGTCAAAAACAATGGAGGACCTCCCCAGCCTATGGCCCCtcggacactctgctaactcaatACTGacaccactcccaaagcccacttttcagacaaagattagacaggcctataaaacaaacaataacgcacgtgaggaacgtgcttcttagttcaatcaaatatatgagaccatatgggcagctcctatcc
This DNA window, taken from Loxodonta africana isolate mLoxAfr1 chromosome 9, mLoxAfr1.hap2, whole genome shotgun sequence, encodes the following:
- the CFAP157 gene encoding cilia- and flagella-associated protein 157, with translation MAPKKKASKGGKELEIKKKKGGKKDPNTANMEPVFDTETREFYHIQIRDLEDRLARYQRKWDELSVQEKLFRQEFEQLANNKKEIVAFLKRTLNQRVDEITDLNEQLQSLQLAKEMEKDAFEAQLAQVRHEFQETKDQLTTENIILGGKLAALEEFRLQKEELTDKFTTLEDQLQKQENNYKDYVYNLEKKSVLDKDRLKKEIIQRVNVVANEFRKVASSQMWETTKRAIQENSTISIQLSKLSRHGMQLLQENEQLQGIQGTLYKQVELLEDTQKVMARQSRGHQKIIFMLTEKCRQQQQGTAEVRKLHRLLGHLEQKVQQLQKDNQALRSQKEQLNLQMEQQQAKVQQLQQELTQEQKVRASLEMTLNQATSFLQDIVQMHSEEQENGDFDVVFQLQRKEMLQQLLAMLSSSIALNPQMAVYSHWEAHLQGLPTESLPSTQLPKMGSLLQQLSGITPYQPGDLGLVPRRTHIPPNPQDLRLLSHTSRVGTLQAYSNPEVRVPGAPGAASPERESGLCHTAAV